The Procambarus clarkii isolate CNS0578487 chromosome 64, FALCON_Pclarkii_2.0, whole genome shotgun sequence genome includes a window with the following:
- the LOC138354820 gene encoding serine/arginine repetitive matrix protein 1-like, whose translation MRYSTALVLAAEVLHRPRPTRRGTPPPSSFKTRYSTALVLAAEVLARPRPTRLGTPPPSSFKTRYSTALVLQDEVLHRPRPTRRGTSPPSSYKTRYSTVLVLQDVVLHLPRPTRRGTPPSSSYKTRYSTVLVLQDVVLHRPRPSRRGTPPSSSFKTRRATPPPSSFKTSYSTVLQDVVLHRPRPSRRGTPPSSSFKTRYSAVLVLQDELLHHPRPIRRATPPPSSYKTRYFTALVLQDEVLHRPRPTRRGTPPSSSYKTRYSTVLVLQDEVLHRPRPSRRGTPPPSSYKTRYFTALVLQDEVLHRPRPSRRGTPPSSSYKTRYSTVLVLQDVVLHLLRPTRRGTPPSSSYKTRYSTVLVLQDETSYSTALVLQDELLHHPRPIRRATPPPSSYKTRYFTALVLQDEVLHRPRPTRRGTPPSSSYKTRYSTVLVLQDEVLHRPRPSRRGTPPPSSSKTRYFTALVLQDEVLHRPRPSRRGTPPSSSYKTRYSTVLVLQDEVVHRPRPTRRDTPPSSSFKTRYSTVLVLQDEVLHRPRPSRRGTPPPTSFKTKYSTTLVLQDELLHLPRPIRRATPPPSSFKTRYSTVLVLQDETRYSTVLVLQDEVLHRPRPTRRGTPPPSSFKTRYSTALVLAAEVLTRPRPTRRGTPPPSSLKTRFSTALVLQDEVLHRPRPTRRGTPPSSSYKTRYSTILVLQDEVLHRPRPSRRGTPPPSSFKTRYSTVLVLQDEVHHHPRPSRRATPPPSSFKTSYSTVLQDVVLHRPRPSRRGTPPSSSFKTSYSTVLQDVVLHRPRPSRRVTPPSFKTRYSTVLVLQDEVFQVFQVNLASHRFGVKEFL comes from the exons atgAGGTACTCCACCGCCCTCGTCCTAGCGGCCGAGGTACTCCACCGCCCTCGTCctacaagacgaggtactccaccgccatcgtccttcaagacgaggtactccaccgcccTCGTCCTAGCGGCCGAGGTACTCGCCCGCCCTCGTCCTACAAGACTAGGTACTCCAccgccctcgtccttcaagacgaggtactccaccgcccTTGTCctacaagacgaggtactccaccgtcctcgtcctacAAGACGAGGTACTTCACCGCCCTCGTCctacaagacgaggtactccaccgtcctcgtcctacAAGACGTGGTACTCCACCTTCCTCGTCctacaagacgaggtactccaccgtcctcgtcctacaagacgaggtactccaccgtcctcgtcctacAAGACGtggtactccaccgtcctcgtccttcaagacgaggtactccaccgtcctcgtccttcaagacgag acgagctactccaccgCCTTCGTctttcaagacgagctactccaccgTCCTACAAGACGtggtactccaccgtcctcgtccttcaagacgaggtactccaccgtcctcgtccttcaagacgaggtactccgccgtcctcgtccttcaagacgagctactccaccaTCCTCGTCCTataagacgagctactccaccgCCCTCGTCCTACAAAACGAGGTACTTCACCGCCCTCGTCctacaagacgaggtactccaccgtcctcgtcctacAAGACGTGGTACTCCACCTTCTTCGTCctacaagacgaggtactccaccgtcctcgtcctacaagacgaggtactccaccgtcctcgtccttcaagacgaggtactccaccgcccTCGTCCTACAAAACGAGGTACTTCAccgccctcgtccttcaagacgaggtactccaccgtcctcgtccttcaagacgaggtactccaccgtcctcgtcctacaagacgaggtactccaccgtcctcgtcctacAAGACGTGGTACTCCACCTTCTTCGTCctacaagacgaggtactccaccgtcctcgtcctacAAGACGAGatactccaccgtcctcgtccttcaagacgag acgagctactccaccgccctcgtccttcaagacgagctactccaccaTCCTCGTCCTataagacgagctactccaccgCCCTCGTCCTACAAAACGAGGTACTTCACCGCCCTCGTCctacaagacgaggtactccaccgtcctcgtcctacAAGACGTGGTACTCCACCTTCTTCGTCctacaagacgaggtactccaccgtcctcgtcctacaagacgaggtactccaccgtcctcgtccttcaagacgaggtactccaccgccctcgtcctccaaaacgaggTACTTCAccgccctcgtccttcaagacgaggtactccaccgtcctcgtccttcaagacgaggtactccaccgtcctcgtcctacaagacgaggtactccaccgtcctcgtcctacAAGACGAGGTagtccaccgtcctcgtcctacAAGACGAGatactccaccgtcctcgtccttcaagacgaggtactccaccgtcctcgtccttcaagacgaggtactccaccgtcctcgtccttcaagacgaggtactccaccgcccACGTCCTTCAAGACGAAGTACTCCACCACTCTTGTCCTTCAAGACGAGTTACTCCACCTTCCTCGTCCTataagacgagctactccaccgccctcgtccttcaagacgaggtactccaccgtcctcgtcctacaagacgag acgaggtactccaccgtcctcgtccttcaagacgaggtactccaccgccctcgtcctacaagacgaggtactccaccgccatcgtccttcaagacgaggtactccaccgcccTCGTCCTAGCGGCCGAGGTACTCACCCGCCCTCGTCctacaagacgaggtactccaccgcccTCGTCCTTGAAGACGAGGTTCTCCACCGCCCTCGTCCTACAAGAtgaggtactccaccgtcctcgtcctacAAGACGTGGTACTCCACCTTCCTCGTCctacaagacgaggtactccaccatcctcgtccttcaagacgaggtacttcaccgtcctcgtccttcaagacgaggtactccaccgccctcgtccttcaagacgaggtactccaccgtcctcgtcctacAAGACgaggtacaccaccaccctcgtccttcaagacgagctactccaccgccttcgtccttcaagacgagctactccaccgTCCTTCAAGACGtggtactccaccgtcctcgtccttcaagacgaggtactccaccgtcctcgtccttcaagacaaGCTACTCCACCGTTCTACAAGACGtggtactccaccgtcctcgtccttcaagacgagttACTCCaccgtccttcaagacgaggtactccaccgtcctcgtccttcaagacgag GTGTTCCAG GTGTTCCAGGTGAATTTggccagtcacagatttggagttaaggaattcttatga